A single window of Archangium gephyra DNA harbors:
- a CDS encoding hybrid sensor histidine kinase/response regulator has protein sequence MPEQILVVDDERDMRLLLRYQLEQEGYAVIEASDGKAALKLLRECTPGLIITDVRMPFMSGLELLREAKLVLPATEVIVATGYAEVETAIECMRAGAFDLIRKPFNIHEMYACVTRALDRYRLNASADLVRASQSFFETNEFDRIPQSIAEGSRTLMAADAVVLMMQETQGGLQVAHACGLSSEDEARLLCELGERVVRALDSDRTPALAAPGLEDRRLGSIQALGKGASLILHPLLVGERVLGVLTLLRRDGLRMFGRKELDRAAMLASHVVLALENGRLAFQLASSERLATLGQVAAGIGHEINNPAAYVLSNLGYIQEQVVALRQGEPVDLQELEQAVLDAREGARRISDIVRDMRSLAKTDAEAGGWFELNEAIRSALRIAQMETMRQANVETELPGGLEVRGSPGPVSQVFVNLLVNAAQALEAGVGPRKEIRVTARREAGMAVIEVSDTGPGIPAEVLSRLFQPFFTTKGSTGTGLGLSISRNIVRRFGGDISVRSVPGDGTVFTVSLPARPAEGEVQVPVVPSRSAG, from the coding sequence ATGCCTGAGCAGATCCTCGTCGTGGACGATGAGCGGGACATGCGCCTGCTGCTGCGCTACCAGCTGGAGCAGGAGGGCTATGCCGTCATCGAGGCGTCCGACGGCAAGGCCGCCCTGAAGCTCCTGCGCGAGTGCACGCCCGGGTTGATCATCACCGACGTGCGCATGCCCTTCATGAGCGGGCTGGAGCTGCTGCGCGAGGCCAAGCTGGTCCTGCCCGCCACCGAGGTCATCGTCGCCACCGGCTACGCCGAGGTGGAGACGGCCATCGAGTGCATGCGGGCCGGAGCGTTCGATCTCATCCGCAAGCCGTTCAACATCCATGAGATGTACGCGTGCGTCACGCGCGCGCTCGACCGGTACCGGCTCAACGCCTCGGCGGACCTGGTGCGGGCCAGCCAGTCCTTCTTCGAGACGAACGAGTTCGATCGGATTCCCCAGTCCATCGCGGAGGGGAGCCGCACGCTGATGGCGGCGGACGCGGTGGTGCTGATGATGCAGGAGACGCAGGGGGGGCTCCAGGTGGCGCACGCGTGCGGCCTGTCCTCGGAGGACGAGGCACGGCTGCTGTGCGAGCTGGGCGAGCGGGTAGTGCGGGCGCTGGACTCGGACAGGACCCCGGCCTTGGCGGCCCCCGGCCTGGAGGATCGGCGGCTCGGCTCCATCCAGGCGTTGGGGAAGGGCGCCTCGCTCATCCTCCATCCCCTGTTGGTGGGGGAGCGGGTGCTGGGCGTGCTGACCCTGCTGCGCAGGGATGGGCTGCGCATGTTCGGCAGGAAGGAGCTGGATCGCGCGGCGATGCTGGCGAGCCATGTGGTGCTGGCGCTGGAGAACGGGCGCCTGGCCTTCCAGCTCGCGTCCTCCGAGCGGCTGGCGACGCTGGGGCAGGTGGCGGCCGGCATCGGGCATGAGATCAACAACCCGGCGGCCTACGTGCTGAGCAACCTGGGCTACATCCAGGAGCAGGTGGTGGCGTTGCGCCAGGGCGAGCCGGTGGATCTGCAGGAGCTGGAGCAGGCCGTGCTGGACGCGCGGGAGGGAGCCCGGCGCATCAGCGACATCGTGCGCGACATGCGCTCGCTGGCGAAGACGGATGCGGAGGCCGGGGGGTGGTTCGAGCTCAACGAGGCCATCCGCTCGGCGCTGCGCATCGCCCAGATGGAGACGATGCGGCAGGCGAATGTCGAGACGGAGCTGCCCGGAGGGCTCGAGGTGAGGGGGAGCCCGGGCCCGGTGTCGCAGGTCTTCGTGAACCTGCTCGTCAACGCGGCCCAGGCGCTGGAGGCGGGGGTGGGGCCGCGCAAGGAGATCCGCGTCACCGCCCGGCGCGAGGCGGGCATGGCCGTCATCGAGGTCAGCGACACGGGGCCTGGAATCCCGGCCGAGGTGCTGTCCCGGCTCTTCCAGCCCTTCTTCACCACGAAGGGCTCGACGGGGACGGGACTGGGACTGTCCATCAGCCGGAACATCGTGCGCCGGTTCGGAGGCGACATCTCCGTGCGCAGCGTCCCGGGGGATGGGACGGTGTTCACCGTTTCGTTGCCGGCGCGTCCCGCGGAGGGGGAGGTGCAGGTTCCGGTGGTGCCGTCGCGTTCAGCGGGTTAA
- a CDS encoding ABC transporter substrate-binding protein, whose amino-acid sequence MKRLLPGVFGLALLCCGMAVAQAKEPIVLGLHADMSSGSALAGEAIRRGALLAISELNAQGGLLGGRKLELVVRDHHGVPTRATEQLPELASTPHLVALLSGLHGPPVVQNLRFLHEHQLLVVSPWAATTGVVHHQWSPSYTFRVSVNDQQMAEYLIAQALARGHTRLGLILEKTGWGRSNSKAFTEALARRQMAPVAEQWINWADVDGEEQLAAVERSGADALLLAANAPESAAVVRALMRRPADKRLPIYAHGGISGPDFVRQSGALLSQVDLHVVQTFSFIGNPGARAKAVAAKYHALFGTRSEEEIFGPAGTAQAYDAVWLLALAIQKAKSTERARVRDALEHLGPYEGLVRTYQPAFSPSRHEALSPSDYKMATFNPRGVLVLAQPVGTPP is encoded by the coding sequence ATGAAACGACTGCTGCCAGGAGTGTTCGGCCTCGCGCTGCTGTGCTGCGGCATGGCCGTGGCGCAGGCGAAGGAGCCCATCGTCCTGGGGCTGCACGCGGACATGAGCTCCGGCTCGGCGCTGGCCGGGGAGGCCATCCGCCGGGGGGCCCTGCTCGCCATCTCGGAGCTCAACGCGCAGGGCGGCCTGCTGGGAGGCCGGAAGCTGGAGCTGGTGGTGAGGGACCACCACGGCGTGCCCACGCGGGCCACGGAGCAGCTGCCGGAGCTGGCGAGCACGCCCCACCTGGTGGCCCTGCTGTCGGGGCTCCATGGCCCTCCCGTCGTCCAGAACCTGCGGTTCCTCCATGAGCACCAGCTCCTCGTCGTGAGCCCCTGGGCGGCGACCACCGGCGTGGTCCACCACCAGTGGTCGCCCAGCTACACCTTCCGGGTCTCGGTGAACGATCAGCAGATGGCCGAGTACCTGATCGCCCAGGCGCTCGCGCGGGGCCACACGCGGCTGGGGCTCATCCTGGAGAAGACCGGGTGGGGCCGCAGCAACAGCAAGGCCTTCACCGAGGCCCTGGCCCGGCGCCAGATGGCGCCCGTGGCCGAGCAGTGGATCAACTGGGCGGATGTGGATGGGGAGGAGCAGCTGGCGGCGGTGGAGCGCTCGGGGGCGGATGCCCTCCTGCTGGCGGCCAACGCACCCGAGAGCGCCGCTGTCGTGAGGGCCCTGATGCGCAGGCCCGCGGACAAGCGGCTTCCCATCTACGCGCACGGGGGCATCAGCGGACCGGACTTCGTGCGCCAGTCCGGAGCGCTGCTCTCCCAGGTGGACCTGCACGTGGTGCAGACCTTCTCCTTCATCGGCAACCCGGGCGCGCGCGCGAAGGCGGTCGCCGCGAAGTACCACGCGCTGTTCGGCACCCGGTCCGAGGAGGAGATCTTCGGACCGGCGGGCACGGCCCAGGCCTATGACGCCGTCTGGCTGCTCGCGCTCGCCATCCAGAAGGCGAAGTCCACCGAGCGGGCCCGGGTGCGTGACGCGCTGGAGCACCTGGGCCCCTACGAAGGCCTGGTGCGCACCTACCAGCCCGCCTTCTCTCCGTCCCGTCACGAGGCGCTGAGTCCCTCGGACTACAAGATGGCCACTTTCAACCCACGCGGCGTGCTGGTACTCGCCCAGCCGGTAGGGACCCCACCGTGA
- a CDS encoding PAS domain-containing sensor histidine kinase has product MNLLRSFQGKLLLFFLLVDVVMVGVLVATVSRGAHWALETASREHLLDLARFASDGIDDQLQVRWNAAQSLASNPFMTNSVIDTLGRSDYLEPLMQRLSLPGKGGEESDLWLLDFMGRVIARNGRSESVDSFAQAPWWPKVRDGQPQALVVSESGVPQVLFAFPVVYQRHTEGALVARFDLSFVGGGAARQGLEVVLMDGERLLAGYLPPQVVGELKPLSSGAGAPNTALIDGMFYLVVPVEGFARQHGFGWSLVLSVPAERISGPVEVLRQRMIQGGVVTAALLILLIFWRTRLLMRPLHQLQVSMRRIIDGGDLSERIQVRTGDELSAIAGTFNLMLERLAHRGAELERSREHLSLLAQITSSSPNAILMVGAEGWVLVCNEAAEKLFGWPRLEMLGTSFLERMVPEDSRELVTGLLERAKEGEPVEAELSLVTRQAGPIPVQLTLSRVLDAAGSVLGHVCIARDLREVKRLRESLVQSEKMAAVGTLVAGLSHELNNPLGIILGFAQAQLMRPSLDNGTRTAFECIETHTQRCARLVRTLLDFSRRSGPARERIEVGRMLERVHELASGQAERGQVRLKIIESPADLPGLEANVPEMESALLNLVGNALDATQPGGTVSIGARVSPARDGLELFVTDTGSGMAPDVRQRIFDPFFTTKPVGQGTGLGLSITRSIVESYGGRIDVETAPGAGTTMRLWFPMTLVHPMEVSA; this is encoded by the coding sequence GTGAACCTGCTCCGGAGCTTCCAAGGCAAGCTCCTCCTCTTCTTCCTGCTCGTCGACGTGGTCATGGTGGGCGTCCTCGTCGCCACCGTGTCGCGTGGCGCGCATTGGGCGCTCGAGACGGCGAGCCGGGAGCATCTGCTCGACCTGGCCCGCTTCGCCTCGGACGGCATCGACGATCAGCTCCAGGTGCGGTGGAACGCGGCGCAGTCGCTCGCCTCCAACCCGTTCATGACCAACAGCGTCATCGATACGCTGGGCCGCAGCGACTACCTCGAGCCCCTCATGCAGCGGCTGAGTCTGCCGGGCAAGGGGGGCGAGGAGAGCGATCTCTGGCTGCTCGACTTCATGGGGCGCGTCATCGCCCGTAACGGCCGGAGCGAGAGCGTGGACTCCTTCGCGCAGGCGCCCTGGTGGCCGAAGGTCCGCGACGGCCAGCCCCAGGCCCTGGTCGTCTCCGAGTCGGGGGTGCCGCAGGTGCTCTTCGCCTTTCCCGTCGTCTATCAGCGGCACACCGAGGGGGCCCTGGTGGCCCGGTTCGATCTGTCGTTCGTGGGGGGAGGCGCCGCGCGGCAGGGACTCGAGGTGGTGCTGATGGACGGGGAGCGGCTGCTGGCCGGCTACCTGCCGCCCCAGGTGGTGGGGGAGCTGAAGCCGTTGTCCTCCGGGGCCGGCGCGCCCAACACCGCCCTCATCGACGGGATGTTCTACCTGGTGGTGCCGGTGGAGGGCTTCGCGCGGCAGCATGGCTTTGGCTGGTCCCTGGTCCTCTCCGTACCGGCCGAGCGCATCTCCGGTCCGGTGGAGGTGCTGCGCCAGCGGATGATCCAGGGCGGGGTGGTGACGGCCGCGCTGCTGATCCTGCTCATCTTCTGGCGCACGCGGCTGCTGATGCGTCCGCTCCACCAACTCCAGGTCTCCATGCGGCGCATCATCGACGGGGGAGACCTGAGCGAGCGCATCCAGGTGCGCACCGGGGACGAGCTGAGTGCCATCGCGGGCACCTTCAACCTGATGCTCGAGCGGCTGGCCCACCGGGGCGCCGAGCTGGAGCGCTCGCGGGAGCACCTGTCGCTGCTGGCGCAGATCACCTCCTCCTCGCCCAACGCCATCCTCATGGTGGGCGCGGAGGGCTGGGTGCTGGTGTGCAACGAGGCGGCGGAGAAGCTCTTCGGGTGGCCGCGGCTGGAGATGCTGGGGACCTCCTTCCTGGAGCGGATGGTGCCCGAGGACTCGCGCGAGCTCGTCACCGGGCTGCTCGAGCGCGCCAAGGAGGGCGAGCCCGTGGAGGCGGAGCTCTCGCTCGTCACGCGGCAGGCGGGCCCCATCCCCGTGCAGCTGACGCTGTCGCGCGTGCTCGACGCGGCGGGGTCGGTGCTGGGGCACGTGTGCATCGCCAGGGACCTGCGCGAGGTGAAGCGGCTGCGCGAGTCGCTGGTGCAGTCGGAGAAGATGGCGGCGGTGGGCACGCTCGTGGCCGGCCTGTCGCACGAGCTGAACAACCCGCTCGGCATCATCCTCGGCTTCGCGCAGGCGCAGCTGATGAGGCCCTCGCTGGACAATGGGACGCGCACGGCCTTCGAGTGCATCGAGACGCACACCCAACGCTGTGCCCGGCTGGTGCGCACGCTGCTGGACTTCTCGCGCAGGAGCGGCCCGGCGCGCGAGCGCATCGAGGTGGGGCGCATGCTCGAGCGCGTGCACGAGCTGGCCAGTGGCCAGGCCGAGCGGGGCCAGGTGCGGTTGAAGATCATCGAATCCCCGGCGGACCTTCCCGGGCTGGAGGCCAACGTGCCGGAGATGGAGTCGGCGTTGCTGAACCTGGTGGGCAACGCGCTGGATGCGACGCAGCCGGGCGGGACGGTGTCCATCGGGGCGCGCGTCTCCCCGGCGCGAGATGGCCTGGAGCTGTTCGTGACGGACACCGGGAGCGGCATGGCGCCGGACGTGCGCCAGCGCATCTTCGATCCCTTCTTCACCACCAAGCCGGTGGGACAGGGGACGGGCCTGGGCCTGTCCATCACCCGCAGCATCGTCGAGTCGTACGGTGGCCGCATCGACGTGGAGACAGCGCCCGGGGCCGGCACCACGATGCGGCTGTGGTTCCCGATGACGCTGGTGCACCCCATGGAGGTGTCCGCGTGA
- a CDS encoding Tex family protein: MHAYAVELSKELGLKPEQVDRTLALSEEGATVPFIARYRKEATGGLDEVQIQTILDRAAERAELDARRETILRTIEGQGKLTPELSQAIHRAKTRTELEDLYLPYKPKRRTRAAIARERGLEPLADLLWKQEAGKKDDVAARARAFVDAGKEVPDLETALAGARDICAERVADDAGLRRTAREMCVQKGRLRSAVVAKKKGEATKFDNYADHEEDLSKAPSHRILALLRGEAEEVLRIQLALPDDEVKGTLSSRVVTKPQSPFAPELRAAVEDSWDRLMGPSLESELRNELKERADREAITVFGQNLRHLLLTAPAGSRPVLALDPGLRTGIKAAMMDGTGKLVDTATLYTEKSGSERAAAAKQCGAIILKHKPELIAVGNGTGSREAETFVREVLKALNSQVPVVSVSEQGASIYSASEVARDEFPDLDVSLRGAVSIGRRLQDPLAELVKIDPKSIGVGQYQHDVDQGLLKKKLGEVVDSCVNAVGVDVNTASPQLLEHVSGIGPTLAKKIVSHRAAKGRFTTRREILKVSGLGPKTFEQAAGFLRVHGPEPLDASAVHPERYGVVERMAKDLGVDVKQLVGNAALVRKIDPKRYLGPDLGELTLKDILAELEKPSRDPRGDFTAPSYREDLQKLEDVKEGMVLQGVVTNVTAFGAFVDVGVHQDGLVHVSQLSTRFIKDPSEAAKVGDRVTVKVLSVDLVRKRLALSVRAVTEGTSGTSGGSVGAPRSSRPEPAPAASKQGSGKSPAPAAQKPSAEPFNNPFRHLKR; the protein is encoded by the coding sequence ATGCACGCCTACGCCGTCGAACTGTCGAAGGAACTGGGCCTCAAGCCCGAGCAGGTGGACCGGACCCTGGCGCTGAGCGAGGAGGGGGCGACCGTGCCCTTCATCGCCCGCTACCGCAAGGAGGCCACGGGGGGCCTGGACGAGGTGCAGATCCAGACCATCCTGGACCGGGCCGCCGAGCGCGCCGAGCTGGATGCGCGCCGGGAGACGATCCTCCGCACCATCGAGGGACAGGGGAAGCTGACCCCGGAGCTGTCCCAGGCGATCCACCGCGCGAAGACGCGCACGGAGCTGGAGGACCTGTACCTCCCCTACAAGCCCAAGCGCCGCACCCGCGCGGCCATCGCCCGGGAGCGGGGCCTGGAGCCACTCGCGGACCTGCTCTGGAAGCAGGAGGCGGGGAAGAAGGACGACGTGGCCGCCCGTGCGCGCGCCTTCGTCGACGCGGGCAAGGAGGTGCCGGACCTGGAGACGGCGCTCGCCGGGGCGCGGGACATCTGCGCCGAGCGCGTGGCCGATGACGCCGGCCTGCGCCGCACCGCCCGCGAGATGTGCGTGCAGAAGGGCCGTCTGCGCTCGGCCGTCGTGGCCAAGAAGAAGGGCGAGGCCACCAAGTTCGACAACTACGCGGACCACGAGGAGGACCTGTCCAAGGCGCCCTCGCACCGGATTCTGGCGCTGCTGCGCGGCGAGGCCGAGGAGGTGCTGCGCATCCAGCTGGCCCTCCCGGATGACGAGGTGAAGGGGACGCTGTCCTCGCGCGTGGTGACGAAGCCCCAGTCCCCGTTCGCCCCCGAGCTGCGCGCGGCGGTGGAGGACTCGTGGGACCGGCTGATGGGCCCCTCGCTGGAGTCCGAGCTGCGCAACGAGCTGAAGGAGCGCGCGGACCGTGAGGCCATCACCGTCTTCGGGCAGAACCTGCGCCACCTGCTGCTCACCGCGCCCGCGGGCAGCCGGCCCGTGCTCGCGCTGGACCCCGGCCTGCGCACCGGCATCAAGGCCGCCATGATGGATGGCACCGGCAAGCTGGTGGACACCGCCACGCTCTATACGGAGAAGAGCGGCAGTGAGCGCGCCGCCGCCGCCAAGCAGTGCGGAGCCATCATCCTCAAGCACAAGCCCGAGCTCATCGCCGTGGGCAACGGCACCGGCAGCCGCGAGGCGGAGACGTTCGTGCGCGAGGTGCTCAAGGCGCTCAACTCGCAGGTGCCCGTGGTGTCCGTGAGCGAGCAGGGCGCCTCCATCTACTCGGCCTCCGAGGTGGCGCGCGACGAGTTCCCCGACCTGGACGTATCGCTGCGTGGCGCGGTGTCCATCGGCCGCCGGTTGCAGGATCCGCTCGCCGAGCTGGTGAAGATCGATCCCAAGAGCATCGGCGTGGGCCAGTACCAGCACGACGTGGACCAGGGCCTGCTCAAGAAGAAGCTGGGCGAGGTGGTGGACTCGTGCGTCAACGCGGTGGGCGTGGACGTGAACACCGCGTCGCCGCAGCTCCTGGAGCACGTGTCCGGCATCGGCCCCACGCTGGCCAAGAAGATCGTCTCGCACCGCGCCGCCAAGGGCCGCTTCACCACGCGCCGGGAGATCCTCAAGGTGAGCGGGCTGGGCCCGAAGACGTTCGAGCAGGCCGCCGGCTTCCTGCGCGTCCACGGCCCCGAGCCGCTCGACGCGAGCGCCGTGCACCCCGAGCGCTACGGCGTCGTGGAGCGCATGGCGAAGGACCTGGGCGTGGACGTGAAGCAGCTGGTGGGCAACGCCGCGCTGGTGCGGAAGATCGATCCCAAGCGCTACCTGGGGCCGGACCTGGGCGAGCTGACGCTCAAGGACATCCTCGCCGAGCTGGAGAAGCCCAGCCGGGATCCGCGCGGCGACTTCACCGCGCCCTCCTACCGCGAGGACCTGCAGAAGCTGGAGGACGTGAAGGAGGGGATGGTGCTCCAGGGCGTCGTCACCAACGTCACCGCCTTCGGGGCCTTCGTCGACGTGGGCGTGCACCAGGACGGGCTCGTCCACGTGTCCCAGCTCTCCACGCGCTTCATCAAGGATCCCAGCGAAGCGGCGAAGGTGGGCGACCGGGTGACCGTGAAGGTGTTGAGCGTGGACCTCGTCCGCAAGCGCCTCGCACTGTCCGTGCGCGCCGTCACCGAGGGCACTTCGGGCACTTCGGGCGGGTCCGTTGGGGCTCCACGCTCCTCGCGTCCCGAGCCCGCTCCAGCGGCCAGCAAGCAGGGGAGCGGCAAGTCCCCGGCTCCGGCCGCGCAGAAGCCCTCGGCCGAGCCCTTCAACAACCCCTTCCGCCATCTCAAGCGCTGA
- a CDS encoding TonB-dependent receptor: MSSHVRLARAWCVLLLLLGSSAWAQGTAVITGKIINSADKKPLQDAVVTATSPSLQGEQTVVSDASGQYRIPQLPPGTYTIRVDMEGFRPFSRGDIQLRLDRTIRFNVEMLPEGGLSEEITVTAAPPTVDVGSSASGLNIDAAILRNLAVSRPGSKGSASRSFESLAEMAPGAQEDTYGVSINGGTSPENQFVVDGLSVNDPAVGTIGTPLSVEFVKEVNVITGGYMPEYGRSTGGVMNVVTKSGSNEFHGSVFGNVAPGVLQTAGPVIQQAGSVISAQGKPWNQGDFGFELGGPILKDKLWFYAGVAPSFNRIQVSRQLSVLDICTAKDDANGCSAVGAARIDPKTRFQIATPIEGARTDRFADERTVQYIGKLTYHFNQDHNLSLSVYGTPTWSGGAGRYSFSRDGAPEVCSGLSCTAYVQGAYEAIATQRTGGAMDIVAKQASSFFDKKLLVDATVGWHHQNASTLPTDGSGLDTGVGLSAQSNIAWRRSRSVSGGKTVRDYHSITEFEQLEDPSVCDSPAGMPAGMYATRCPVASYASGGPGTISISSLDRYQGKAVATYLLEALGHHVVKAGIDAEGASFYNKRARTGGTPWQECTSGACFFTLNQYGYLDGPDTIVPLPFKEGTSTSATVGGFVQDSWSIMDKVTVNVGVRYDSQTIWGLDGKRGLNLPNQWSPRVGVIYDFTQQGRSKLFVNYARFYENVPLDMADLSFPQQQLLSATYNAPKCDPRDPADLAVGGDCNVNSNRQAIGNPENPNQFWSAEGGDRVPVDPNIRAQSSDEFVLGAEYEVLLGRVGLSYTKRYLNDVIEDMSRDDGTTFFLGNPGKGFSTDFPLARRDYDAVNAYYTKSFSDGWLAQVSYTWSSLRGNYSGLFRADTGQISPNLTRDFDLLSLTVNRDGPLPGDRTHAFKVFGAKEFRLAKDLSLDIGGGWRSRSGAPLNYLGFHPRRSGAETFILPRGSAGRLPWVHNTDGHLGVTKKLAGNYALSLSVDVFNIFNFQEVTARDQVFTTTRVHPIEVNGKPADLEACRTDSPSPDCRVYVTTAPLDKPVAITNADINPNFKKPIAYQAPRSIRFGMKLSF; the protein is encoded by the coding sequence TTGTCTTCGCACGTTCGACTTGCTCGCGCGTGGTGTGTCCTGCTGTTGCTGCTCGGGTCCAGCGCATGGGCCCAGGGTACGGCGGTCATCACCGGCAAAATCATCAACTCGGCCGACAAGAAGCCACTGCAGGACGCGGTGGTGACGGCCACGTCTCCGAGCCTTCAGGGCGAGCAGACGGTGGTCTCCGATGCCAGCGGCCAGTACCGCATTCCGCAGCTGCCGCCGGGCACGTACACCATCCGGGTGGACATGGAGGGCTTCCGCCCCTTCTCGCGCGGTGACATCCAGCTGCGCCTCGACCGCACCATCCGTTTCAACGTGGAGATGCTGCCCGAGGGCGGCCTGAGCGAGGAGATCACCGTCACGGCCGCTCCGCCGACGGTGGACGTGGGCTCGAGCGCGTCGGGTCTGAACATCGACGCCGCCATCCTGCGCAACCTCGCGGTGAGCCGGCCGGGCTCCAAGGGCTCGGCCTCGCGTTCCTTCGAGTCCCTCGCCGAGATGGCGCCGGGCGCGCAGGAGGACACCTACGGCGTGAGCATCAACGGTGGCACCTCGCCGGAGAACCAGTTCGTGGTGGATGGCCTGTCGGTGAACGACCCGGCCGTGGGCACCATCGGCACGCCGCTCTCGGTGGAGTTCGTCAAGGAGGTCAACGTCATCACCGGTGGCTACATGCCCGAGTACGGCCGCTCCACGGGCGGCGTGATGAACGTGGTCACCAAGTCCGGCTCCAACGAGTTCCACGGCTCCGTGTTCGGCAACGTGGCTCCGGGCGTCCTGCAGACGGCCGGTCCGGTCATCCAGCAGGCCGGCAGCGTCATCTCCGCCCAGGGCAAGCCGTGGAACCAGGGGGACTTCGGCTTCGAGCTCGGTGGCCCCATCCTCAAGGACAAGCTGTGGTTCTACGCGGGTGTGGCGCCGTCCTTCAATCGCATCCAGGTGTCGCGGCAGCTCAGCGTCCTGGACATCTGCACGGCGAAGGATGACGCGAACGGGTGCAGCGCCGTGGGTGCTGCCCGCATCGACCCGAAGACGCGCTTCCAGATCGCCACGCCCATCGAGGGCGCCCGGACGGATCGCTTCGCGGACGAGCGGACCGTGCAGTACATCGGCAAGCTGACCTACCACTTCAACCAGGACCACAACCTGTCGCTGTCGGTGTACGGCACGCCCACCTGGTCGGGTGGGGCCGGCCGCTACTCCTTCAGCCGCGATGGTGCGCCCGAGGTGTGCAGCGGGCTGTCCTGCACCGCGTATGTCCAGGGCGCCTATGAGGCCATCGCCACCCAGCGCACGGGTGGCGCGATGGACATCGTCGCCAAGCAGGCCTCCTCCTTCTTCGACAAGAAGCTGCTGGTGGACGCGACGGTCGGCTGGCACCACCAGAACGCCTCCACCCTCCCGACGGACGGCTCGGGGCTCGACACCGGCGTGGGCCTCTCCGCGCAGTCCAACATCGCCTGGCGGCGCTCGCGCAGCGTGAGCGGCGGCAAGACGGTGCGCGACTACCACAGCATCACCGAGTTCGAGCAGCTCGAGGATCCCTCCGTCTGTGACTCGCCCGCGGGCATGCCCGCGGGGATGTACGCGACCCGCTGCCCCGTCGCCTCGTACGCCAGCGGTGGCCCCGGCACCATCAGCATCTCGTCGCTGGACCGCTACCAGGGCAAGGCGGTGGCCACGTACCTGCTCGAGGCGCTCGGCCACCACGTCGTCAAGGCTGGCATCGATGCCGAGGGCGCGAGCTTCTACAACAAGCGCGCGCGCACCGGCGGCACGCCCTGGCAGGAGTGCACCAGTGGCGCGTGCTTCTTCACGCTCAACCAGTACGGCTACCTGGATGGCCCGGACACCATCGTGCCGCTGCCCTTCAAGGAAGGCACCTCCACCTCGGCGACGGTGGGCGGCTTCGTCCAGGACAGCTGGTCCATCATGGACAAGGTGACGGTCAACGTGGGCGTGCGCTACGACTCGCAGACCATCTGGGGCCTGGATGGCAAGAGGGGCCTGAACCTGCCCAACCAGTGGTCGCCCCGCGTCGGCGTCATCTACGACTTCACCCAGCAGGGCCGCTCGAAGCTCTTCGTCAACTACGCGCGCTTCTACGAGAACGTCCCGCTGGACATGGCGGACCTGTCCTTCCCCCAGCAGCAGCTGCTGTCGGCCACGTACAACGCGCCCAAGTGCGACCCGAGGGATCCCGCGGACCTCGCCGTGGGTGGCGACTGCAACGTGAACTCCAACCGCCAGGCCATCGGCAATCCGGAGAACCCCAACCAGTTCTGGAGCGCCGAGGGTGGTGACCGGGTGCCGGTGGACCCGAACATCCGCGCCCAGTCCAGCGATGAGTTCGTCCTGGGTGCCGAGTACGAGGTGCTGCTCGGGCGCGTGGGCCTCTCGTACACCAAGCGCTACCTCAACGACGTCATCGAGGACATGAGCCGCGACGACGGCACCACCTTCTTCCTGGGCAATCCGGGCAAGGGCTTCTCCACGGACTTCCCGCTGGCCCGCCGCGACTACGACGCGGTGAACGCCTACTACACCAAGAGCTTCTCGGACGGGTGGCTGGCGCAGGTCAGCTACACGTGGTCCTCGCTGCGCGGCAACTACTCGGGCCTCTTCCGCGCGGACACCGGGCAGATCTCCCCCAACCTGACGCGCGACTTCGATCTGCTGTCGCTCACCGTCAACCGCGACGGCCCGCTGCCGGGTGACCGCACGCACGCCTTCAAGGTCTTCGGCGCCAAGGAGTTCCGGCTGGCCAAGGACCTGAGCCTCGACATCGGCGGCGGCTGGCGCAGCCGCTCGGGCGCGCCGCTCAACTACCTGGGCTTCCACCCCCGCCGCAGTGGCGCGGAGACGTTCATCCTGCCGCGCGGCAGCGCGGGCCGCCTGCCCTGGGTCCACAACACGGACGGCCACCTGGGCGTCACCAAGAAGCTGGCGGGCAACTACGCGCTCAGCCTCTCCGTGGACGTCTTCAACATCTTCAACTTCCAGGAGGTGACGGCGCGGGATCAGGTCTTCACCACCACGCGCGTGCACCCCATCGAGGTGAACGGCAAGCCGGCGGACCTGGAGGCCTGCCGCACGGACTCGCCCAGCCCCGACTGCCGCGTCTACGTCACCACGGCGCCGCTGGACAAGCCGGTGGCCATCACCAACGCGGACATCAACCCCAACTTCAAGAAGCCCATCGCGTACCAGGCGCCCCGCTCCATCCGCTTCGGCATGAAGCTGAGCTTCTGA